In Effusibacillus pohliae DSM 22757, the following proteins share a genomic window:
- a CDS encoding MOSC domain-containing protein, giving the protein MEPQIVSLNVGVPATVMYQGREIRTGIRKHSTEKRLYLSTLNLDGDGQADLVHHGGKDKAVCVYPYEHYTYWEKELNRRLDFGAFGENLTVHGMQETDVCIGDVFQLGEAVVQVSQPRQPCYKLGVKHNWPDLPLRVQNTGFTGYYVRVLQEGFVDKHSPIRLLQRHPKGITVSFVNHIKYHEKENEEAIRRILEVEELAEGWRQSFAKRIGR; this is encoded by the coding sequence ATGGAACCGCAAATCGTTTCGTTAAATGTCGGCGTGCCCGCAACGGTCATGTATCAGGGCAGGGAAATCCGAACGGGGATCCGCAAGCATTCCACCGAGAAACGCTTGTACCTGTCAACCCTCAATCTTGACGGGGACGGGCAGGCCGATCTGGTACACCATGGCGGGAAAGACAAGGCGGTCTGCGTCTATCCGTACGAACATTACACTTATTGGGAGAAAGAGCTGAACCGCCGGCTGGACTTTGGCGCATTCGGGGAAAATTTGACCGTGCACGGCATGCAAGAGACGGACGTTTGCATCGGTGATGTATTTCAGCTCGGTGAGGCGGTCGTCCAGGTCAGCCAGCCGAGACAACCCTGCTATAAGCTGGGGGTGAAGCATAATTGGCCGGATCTGCCGCTGCGTGTGCAAAACACTGGTTTTACCGGCTACTATGTCCGCGTCTTGCAGGAAGGATTTGTCGACAAACATTCGCCCATCCGGTTGTTGCAACGGCACCCGAAGGGAATCACCGTGTCGTTTGTGAATCATATCAAATATCACGAGAAAGAAAATGAGGAAGCGATCCGACGGATCCTGGAAGTGGAGGAATTGGCCGAGGGTTGGCGGCAGTCATTCGCCAAGCGGATTGGCCGCTGA
- the ccoS gene encoding cbb3-type cytochrome oxidase assembly protein CcoS produces the protein MTLQAWTLLIVLLTLTGSTFLVYVWANKAGQFDDIEEIKYRMLQDDEREGY, from the coding sequence ATGACATTGCAGGCTTGGACATTGCTGATCGTGTTGTTGACGCTGACCGGAAGCACCTTTTTGGTCTATGTTTGGGCAAACAAGGCGGGGCAATTTGACGACATCGAAGAAATCAAATATCGGATGCTGCAAGATGACGAACGGGAGGGGTACTGA
- a CDS encoding c-type cytochrome, whose product MADDSRNPQDRDPVEKQDDYSTISGIKMKHTKIPKFLKATYAIAAAWAVYYALTATTVNDRSEANTPMEVTPEAGKEIFSTTCAGCHAVTHDRLVGPGLAGVKDRLGDQGLDQVLHNGRPQKGMPAPPSLGLNEDQIKAVKLYLETLK is encoded by the coding sequence ATGGCGGACGACAGCCGCAACCCGCAGGATCGCGATCCGGTCGAAAAACAGGACGATTATTCGACCATATCCGGCATTAAAATGAAGCATACGAAAATCCCCAAGTTCCTGAAAGCGACCTATGCGATCGCGGCCGCCTGGGCGGTTTATTACGCTTTGACAGCCACCACCGTGAATGACCGGTCGGAAGCGAACACCCCGATGGAGGTGACGCCGGAAGCGGGAAAAGAGATTTTTAGCACGACTTGTGCCGGTTGTCACGCGGTGACACATGATCGGCTGGTCGGGCCCGGTCTGGCCGGAGTGAAAGACCGGCTGGGCGATCAGGGGTTGGATCAGGTGCTGCATAACGGCCGGCCGCAAAAAGGAATGCCCGCTCCTCCCTCGCTCGGTTTGAACGAGGATCAGATCAAAGCGGTGAAACTGTATCTGGAGACGTTAAAGTGA
- a CDS encoding bifunctional 3-deoxy-7-phosphoheptulonate synthase/chorismate mutase, with protein sequence MAKERLQELRGQLDELNLEILELLSRRAELVQEIGQLKKMTGTERFDPIREKEMLDKLVAANPGPFDDNTVRHLFKQIFQASLGLMEEEKKELLVSRKKRTDDTVVEIKDVRIGGGRPVVIAGPCSVETPEQMDTVAAGLKLQGIVLLRGGAYKPRTSPYDFQGLGKKGLELIRQTADKYGMAVVSEIVSPADIEMSLDYVDVIQIGARNMQNFELLKEAGNVRKPVLLKRGMAATIEELLFAAEYIVSRGNGQVILCERGIRTYEKATRNTLDISAVPILKQESHLPVVVDISHSTGRKDIMLPIAKAALAVGADGLIVEVHPEPSVALSDAKQQLNLQQFAQLMDGLRVSGYLPKQEPLAVK encoded by the coding sequence ATGGCCAAAGAGAGATTACAGGAACTGCGCGGGCAACTGGATGAACTCAACCTTGAGATTCTTGAACTGCTGTCGCGCCGGGCGGAACTGGTGCAGGAAATCGGCCAATTGAAAAAAATGACGGGAACAGAGCGGTTCGATCCGATCCGCGAAAAGGAAATGCTTGACAAACTGGTGGCGGCCAACCCCGGGCCGTTTGACGACAACACCGTCCGCCATCTGTTCAAGCAGATTTTCCAGGCGTCGCTCGGCCTGATGGAAGAAGAGAAGAAAGAGCTGCTGGTGTCCCGCAAAAAGCGTACGGACGATACGGTGGTGGAGATCAAGGACGTTCGCATCGGCGGCGGACGGCCGGTGGTCATCGCCGGACCCTGTTCGGTCGAGACCCCGGAACAGATGGACACGGTGGCGGCCGGACTCAAGCTGCAAGGCATCGTGCTGCTCCGCGGCGGAGCGTACAAACCGCGCACCTCTCCCTACGATTTCCAGGGTCTGGGCAAAAAAGGGCTGGAGCTGATCCGGCAAACGGCCGACAAATACGGGATGGCGGTGGTGTCCGAAATCGTGTCGCCGGCCGACATCGAAATGTCGCTTGACTACGTCGATGTCATCCAGATCGGAGCGCGCAACATGCAGAACTTCGAACTGCTGAAAGAAGCCGGCAATGTGCGCAAACCGGTGCTGCTGAAGCGGGGCATGGCAGCGACGATCGAAGAACTGCTGTTCGCGGCCGAATATATCGTTTCCCGCGGCAACGGCCAGGTGATTCTCTGCGAGCGGGGCATCCGCACGTACGAGAAAGCCACCCGCAACACGCTCGATATCTCGGCGGTGCCGATTTTGAAGCAGGAGAGCCACCTGCCGGTGGTGGTCGATATTTCTCATTCGACAGGCCGGAAAGACATCATGCTGCCGATCGCGAAAGCGGCGCTGGCAGTCGGGGCGGATGGGCTGATCGTCGAGGTGCATCCGGAACCGAGCGTAGCGCTGTCGGATGCGAAACAGCAACTGAACCTGCAGCAATTTGCCCAGTTGATGGACGGACTGCGGGTCAGCGGGTATCTGCCGAAACAGGAACCGCTTGCGGTCAAGTAA